The sequence AAATGGAACGGTTAAATCAACAAGAAATTCCAGTGTATTTATTGCATGGAAATCATGACTACATAGAAAACCAAGGGTTGCATTTGGAAATGCCGGAAAATGTTACGATTTTTAAGGAACACCCTGAAACGCATTGGTTAACGACTAAACGTAATGAAAAAGTTGCAATAACAGGGTTTAGTTACACAAAACGTTGGGTAAATGAAAGGAAAATCAGTGACTATCCGATAAGATTTGCTGAAGCAGATTACCAAATCGGCTTATTGCATGGCTTTTCTGAAGGTCTGGAATCCGAACATGGGAATTATGCTCCTTTTTCATTGGGGGAATTAAAAAGCAAACAGTACGATTATTGGGCACTCGGACATATCCATAAACGTCAACGATTAGCGATTAACCCCCCAGTCATCTATTCTGGCAACACACAAGGGCGCAGCAGCAAAGAAAACGGACCAAAGGGCTGTGAGTGGGTTACTTTAACGGATACTAAAGAACAAATTGTTTTTTGTCCTACCGCAACGATTCAATGGGAAAAATTAGTGGTCTCTGTTAAAAATAAAAAAACCTTGGAAGACGTTTATCGCTTAATCCAAGAAGCCATTGCAGAGAAAAAAAATGAAGCTTATAATATTTTTCTTTCCATCTTGTTAGAAGATACGGATGAATTGCTCGATGGAGTTAGAAAAAAAGTAGAGCAAGGGGAATTATTAGAAGCATTACAGCAAATAGCCAAAACCAAAACATTTGTATGGGTCTACCAAGTAGGAATGAACGCCGAAGCCCAAGGAACCGCTCAATATATGCAGCTGTTTCCTGAAGAATGGCAGAAGGCTATGGCAGAGATCAAGCAAGAAGCCGTTTTTAATGAGCTGACGAATGTGTTTTTTGATCATGCTGGGGTAGCAGACCTGCTCGATACGAGAGATGAAATGTATCGACAACAAATTTTAGAAAATGCTAAACAACAAGTTCAGTTATTGTTGGGGATCGAAGGAAGTGCTGAAAGTGAAAATTAAGTCTCTCGAAGTCTATGGATTTGGAAAATGGATTGATAAAAAGATTGATCCATTGCAACAACTGCAACTTTTTTATGGAGAAAACGAAGCAGGGAAAACAACCTTAATGGCTTTTATTCATAGTATCTTGTTTGGTTTTCCAACCAAACAAAGTTCAGAATTACGTTATGAACCAAAAAACAGTTCACAATATGGCGGACGACTTGTCGTTTCCGATACACCTTTTGGTGAGGTCATTATTGAACGCATAAAAGGGAAAGCCAATGGAGAAGTGACGGTTACGTTAGCTAACGGTGAAGTTGGATCAGATGCCTTATTGGAAAAAATTGTTAATGGAATAGACAAAGCAACTTACCAAGCGCTATTTTCATTTAATCTATTTGGTCTTCAGAAAATCCAACAAATGAACCGGACTAAATTAAACCGTTATTTTTTAAGTGTAGGAACATTAGGAAATGAACAACTGTTAAAAGTTGCTGACAAGTTTCAATTAGAAGCAGGAAAATTGTATAAACAAACTGGGCGTGTTCCTGAAATCAATCAAAAAATTAAACAAGTAGAAGCAAAAAGAAAACAAGTTCGCTTTGCTAAAGAAAAAAATGATGAATACACAACCTTATATACTCAAAAAGAAGCATTTGAAAACGAAATCGTGTCTCTCAGAAAACGCTCTGTTCAAGCAGAAGAACGGTTGGAACAACTGAATCATCTAGCTACGAACTGGAATCACTTTTCTGAAATGCTGCTCATTCAACAAGAACTCAGTCAACTGACTCTGGCAGAACTGCCAGAAGATGGGTTGTATCAGTTGAATCATTTGAACCAAGCGATTGAGCAAGTGCGGATAGACATTATGCAAGAAAATGAGCGCTCTAAGCACCTGAAAGAAAAAAGCAAACTAACGCAAAGCCAACAGCTTTATTTAACACATAAAGAAAGCATTCAAGAGTTATTTGCTTCATCGGACAACATCAAAGCTATGTTACAAGAAAAAGAATTTATTGAACGCGACATACAAAAAGAAACAAATCTAATGGTGCGAGATAAATTACAACTTGGTTTAAACATTGGGCAGTCTATTCCGCCAGCTCAAACACCTGAACAGAAAAGGGCTTATCAGTTGCTGTATCAAAAAACAAGAGAGTCAGAAGAAAAAAAGCAGGAAGCAGCAGAGAAAACTGCTTTTTTACAGTATCAAAATGAGTCCTTATCCACCCAATTAGATAAAATTGAACCGTTGTTATGGGACAAAGCAACATTACAACAAGTTGAAGAATCCCATCAAAAAAAAGCTGCTCGTAGTCTTCCTGAAAAGCAGATCCAGACAACTGTTCCGTCTGCTAATAAGAAGTTATTAACGGCAGGTTCAGGTATTCTTGTCGGTTTGTTCGCTAGTTTTAGCGGGTTGTTTTTAAGCAATGGGTTCAGCTTATTTTTGGTAGGGTTTGGTCTATTGCTAGTAATCAGCAGTTTATTTTTAGCCATTAAAAAACCGGCTAAAAATAAACTGGCTAAAACAGAGCCTGCTGTTGCTTATACTTACGAAGATTACATCAAACAAATCGAACTTCGAAAACAATGGCGTGATAAATTAGCTGAAATCGATCAAGTCGCTGTTGAATTAAAACAAGCTACAGAAAAAAGTGAAATAATTAGGCGTAAACAACAAGAAAATCAAGAAGAATCCCATAGAATCAATGAACAAAATGGCTATCCCTCATCCTTTTCGATAACAGACTTAGTGAAAAAAGGCGACTTATTTGATTCGTTGCGAGAACGCAATAAAGCTGTTGAAGAGAAAGAGAAGCAGCTGGAACAACTAAACGAAAAATTAGTGGAGTGGAAAGCACAAGTTGATTTTTTAGAACCAGTGATTTTTGTGGATTGGC is a genomic window of Carnobacterium sp. CP1 containing:
- a CDS encoding metallophosphoesterase family protein, encoding MTVVQFIHGADLHLDSPFIGLKSMPTFIWEAIYHSTFQALTRLVDVAIEKEVDFVCLVGDIYDNDDRSVKAQAYLRNEMERLNQQEIPVYLLHGNHDYIENQGLHLEMPENVTIFKEHPETHWLTTKRNEKVAITGFSYTKRWVNERKISDYPIRFAEADYQIGLLHGFSEGLESEHGNYAPFSLGELKSKQYDYWALGHIHKRQRLAINPPVIYSGNTQGRSSKENGPKGCEWVTLTDTKEQIVFCPTATIQWEKLVVSVKNKKTLEDVYRLIQEAIAEKKNEAYNIFLSILLEDTDELLDGVRKKVEQGELLEALQQIAKTKTFVWVYQVGMNAEAQGTAQYMQLFPEEWQKAMAEIKQEAVFNELTNVFFDHAGVADLLDTRDEMYRQQILENAKQQVQLLLGIEGSAESEN
- a CDS encoding ATP-binding protein, which translates into the protein MKIKSLEVYGFGKWIDKKIDPLQQLQLFYGENEAGKTTLMAFIHSILFGFPTKQSSELRYEPKNSSQYGGRLVVSDTPFGEVIIERIKGKANGEVTVTLANGEVGSDALLEKIVNGIDKATYQALFSFNLFGLQKIQQMNRTKLNRYFLSVGTLGNEQLLKVADKFQLEAGKLYKQTGRVPEINQKIKQVEAKRKQVRFAKEKNDEYTTLYTQKEAFENEIVSLRKRSVQAEERLEQLNHLATNWNHFSEMLLIQQELSQLTLAELPEDGLYQLNHLNQAIEQVRIDIMQENERSKHLKEKSKLTQSQQLYLTHKESIQELFASSDNIKAMLQEKEFIERDIQKETNLMVRDKLQLGLNIGQSIPPAQTPEQKRAYQLLYQKTRESEEKKQEAAEKTAFLQYQNESLSTQLDKIEPLLWDKATLQQVEESHQKKAARSLPEKQIQTTVPSANKKLLTAGSGILVGLFASFSGLFLSNGFSLFLVGFGLLLVISSLFLAIKKPAKNKLAKTEPAVAYTYEDYIKQIELRKQWRDKLAEIDQVAVELKQATEKSEIIRRKQQENQEESHRINEQNGYPSSFSITDLVKKGDLFDSLRERNKAVEEKEKQLEQLNEKLVEWKAQVDFLEPVIFVDWRHLPAVLSGFLRFYQEAKGDEQALAALSKKEEEHQEQLKQWVYKQRELENQRNDLFRSVKAKNEQDFRKNYVLFEERKQKQARLALLKQQVSEDISLLEQYRDRTDLLEDIEKTRKQIQQYKKTEEQQINQKIKCEVALNELEKGGAYSVLLQEYANLKSELQELVNKWASYRVAAELIERALTHARKDRFPETLQDTTEFFKLLTNERYQQVFVKDDKIEVQRQDGTIFDATELSQGTAEQLYVALRFAFVKNASDIVQLPLMIDDGFVNFDQDRKSQMIKLMKRMSEKTQIFYFTFDKEALSNFRKEQIEMLY